In the genome of Dermacentor silvarum isolate Dsil-2018 chromosome 1, BIME_Dsil_1.4, whole genome shotgun sequence, one region contains:
- the LOC119437641 gene encoding long-chain fatty acid transport protein 4 produces the protein MLKQAGLLGTFSVLSLGSLCSVWMAGFITFFLYVITGGWRFLRIVFYTARRDLTGLIRITKTGLYFKSCLKANRTVPMVFQSVVNKNMDKVCFIMEHNRWTFKQVDDYTNRVANCFLQQGLRPGDEVAVFMDSRPEFVMLWLGMSKVGIVAALVNTNLKSDPLLHSLTCINAKAIVFGKEQANAMKDVAPSLMEKGDYQYYVYGACDTQPLPAVDLEELIKNSSSVPADIDYKGSIHDKLVYIYTSGTTGLPKAAIIKHSRYLSMVSASKYMMPIKADDILYTALPLYHTAGGILAVGQALLFGNTVAIRSKFSASRFWDDCIKYDCTVTQYIGEICRYLLAQPVRPQERQHKIRMMFGNGLRPQIWSQFQERFGIRDIRELYGSTEGNAHVLNIDNKVGSVGFVSRIAGNVHPVKLIRVDEATGEPLRDKNGLCIPCEPDEVGELVGRIVRDDHIHSFDGYANKAATSKKVYKDVFKKGDLAFASGDLLVMDEFGYLFFKDRTGDTFRWKGENVSTSEVEGVVARIAGLTDCAIYGVEIPGSEGKAGMAAICDPEGKLDLKAFLRDVRNALPAYAIPLFIRVVKDLEATGTYKIKKVDLQKQQYDIDTINDPMYFLDLTANEYVPLTRAVYDKIQKGEARV, from the exons GGGCCTGATTCGGATCACTAAGACGGGCTTATACTTCAAATCATGCCTCAAAGCCAATCGAACAGTGCCTATGGTGTTTCAGTCCGTGGTCAACAAGAACATGGACAAGGTGTGCTTCATCATGGAGCACAACCGATGGACGTTCAAACAG GTGGATGACTACACGAACAGGGTGGCCAACTGCTTTCTGCAGCAGGGACTGAGGCCTGGTGATGAAGTAGCCGTGTTTATGGATTCTCGGCCAGAGTTTGTCATGCTTTGGCTGGGAATGTCCAAAGTGGGCATTGTGGCTGCTTTGGTTAACACTAACCTCAAGTCTGATCCGCTGCTCCACTCCCTCACCTGCATCAATGCCAAAGCCATTGTCTTTGGCAAGGAACAAGCCAATG CCATGAAGGATGTGGCCCCTTCCCTTATGGAGAAGGGTGACTACCAGTACTATGTGTATGGAGCTTGTGACACCCAGCCTCTGCCAGCAGTTGATCTGGAGGAACTTATCAAGAACAGCTCATCAGTTCCTGCAGATATTGACTACAAAGGCAGCATTCATG ATAAGCTTGTGTACATTTACACATCTGGAACCACTGGTCTTCCCAAGGCTGCTATCATAAAGCACAGCAG GTATTTGTCAATGGTGTCTGCTTCCAAGTACATGATGCCCATCAAGGCCGACGACATCCTGTACACTGCCCTGCCACTTTACCATACGGCGGGTGGTATCCTTGCTGTGGGGCAGGCTCTCCTTTTTGGAAACACAGTTGCCATCCGATCCAAGTTCTCTGCTTCCCGCTTCTGGGATGACTGCATCAAATATGACTGCACT GTGACACAGTACATTGGCGAGATCTGCCGGTACCTACTGGCTCAGCCGGTGCGTCCGCAGGAAAGGCAACACAAAATTCGCATGATGTTTGGAAATGGCCTGCGACCCCAAATCTGGAGCCAGTTTCAAGAACGCTTCGGCATCAGGGACATCCGTGAGCTCTATGGATCCACAGAGGGAAACGCACACGTCT TGAACATTGACAACAAGGTGGGGTCCGTTGGCTTTGTGTCTCGGATTGCTGGCAATGTCCATCCTGTCAAGCTAATTCGAGTGGACGAAGCCACTGGTGAGCCACTCAGGGACAAGAACGGGCTCTGCATCCCATGTGAACCTG ATGAAGTTGGCGAACTTGTGGGACGCATTGTGCGTGATGACCACATTCACTCATTTGATGGCTATGCAAACAAGGCAGCCACCAGCAAGAAAGTCTACAAGGATGTCTTCAAGAAAGGCGACTTGGCCTTTGCATCAG GAGATTTGCTTGTCATGGACGAGTTTGGCTACTTGTTCTTCAAGGACAGAACGGGGGATACCTTCCGCTGGAAGGGAGAAAATGTGTCCACATCGGAGGTGGAAGGAGTTGTTGCAAGGATAGCAGGCCTTACAGACTGTGCTATCTATGGAGTTGAGATTCCAG GATCTGAAGGCAAGGCTGGCATGGCTGCCATCTGTGATCCTGAAGGCAAACTTGACCTCAAGGCTTTCTTGCGGGACGTACGAAATGCCCTCCCTGCTTACGCAATACCTCTCTTTATTCGCGTAGTGAAGGATCTGGAAGCGACAG GTACCTACAAGATCAAGAAAGTGGATCTCCAGAAGCAACAGTACGACATCGATACGATTAATGACCCAATGTACTTCCTTGACCTAACGGCTAATGAGTATGTGCCTCTAACCAGGGCTGTCTACGACAAGATTCAAAAAGGCGAGGCAAGGGTCTGA